Proteins encoded in a region of the Cheilinus undulatus linkage group 8, ASM1832078v1, whole genome shotgun sequence genome:
- the etfb gene encoding electron transfer flavoprotein subunit beta: MSGRVLVGVKRVIDYAVKIRVKPDNSSVVTDGVKHSMNPFCEIAVEEAVKLKEKKLIKEVVAVSCGPQQAQETIRTALAMGADRGIHVEVAGKDYETLGPLQVSKIMAALAKKEEAQLVILGKQAIDDDCNQTGQMTAALLDWPQGTFASEVAMEGDKVKVVREIDGGLETIKINTPAVITADLRLNTPRYATLPNIMKAKKKKIANVKPADLGVDLTSRLEVLRVDEPPQRQAGMKVETVDDLVGKLKDAGRV, encoded by the exons ATGTCGGGTCGTGTTCTCGTTGGAGTCAAACGTGTCATTGACTACGCCGTTAAG ATCCGTGTGAAACCGGACAACAGCAGCGTGGTGACTGATGGAGTCAAGCACTCGATGAACCCCTTCTGTGAGATTGCTGTAGAGGAGGCGGTCAAGCTGAAGGAGAAGAAGCTTATTAAGGAGGTTGTGGCTGTCAGCTGTGGGCCACAGCAAGCACAG GAGACCATCCGTACAGCCCTTGCCATGGGAGCAGACCGTGGCATCCATGTGGAAGTGGCTGGGAAAGACTATGAAACTTTGGGACCCCTCCAGGTCTCTAAGATCATGGCAGCTTTGGCCAAGAAGGAGGAGGCTCAACTCGTCATCCTGGGCAAACAG GCCATTGATGATGACTGCAATCAGACTGGTCAGATGACTGCAGCCTTATTGGACTGGCCTCAG GGAACCTTTGCATCAGAAGTGGCTATGGAAGGAGACAAGGTTAAAGTGGTGAGAGAAATCGATGGTGGCCTGGAAACTATAAAGATCAACACACCTGCAGTGATCACAGCAGACCTTCGACTCAACACCCCCAGATATGCCACCCTGCCTAATATCATG AaagccaagaagaagaagatagCTAATGTGAAGCCTGCAGACTTGGGGGTGGACCTGACGTCACGGTTGGAAGTGTTGAGAGTGGATGAGCCCCCACAGAGACAGGCTGGGATGAAGGTGGAGACCGTGGACGACCTGGTGGGCAAACTGAAAGATGCAGGGAGGGTATAA